A stretch of the Sphingobacterium thalpophilum genome encodes the following:
- a CDS encoding NAD(P)/FAD-dependent oxidoreductase: MINTDICIIGAGPVGLFAVFEAGLLKMRCHLIDVLPQVGGQLSEIYPHKPIYDIPGYPSITAQELIDRQLEQIKPFAPTFTLGERVEQLEKQQDGSFIVTTADGTNVHAQVIVIAGGLGCFEPRKPDIPNLQRYEGKGVDYMVKDPAKYADKRIIIAGGGDSALDWTLHLAEIAQQVTLIHRSDSFRGAPDSAEKVFKLAQQGKINLLLSHNLSNVRGNGILSAVETTNRDNETISFGADYLIPLYGLTPKLGPIANWGLNIDKNAIEVNTFDYSTNVERIYAIGDINTYPGKLKLILCGYHEAALMCQSAFKFVYPDQKLTFKYTTVNGINTF, from the coding sequence ATGATCAATACTGATATCTGTATTATTGGAGCTGGCCCTGTGGGGCTATTTGCCGTGTTTGAAGCGGGTCTGCTGAAAATGCGGTGCCATCTGATCGATGTGTTACCCCAAGTCGGGGGACAGCTTTCCGAAATCTATCCGCACAAGCCGATATATGACATTCCGGGCTATCCAAGCATTACCGCCCAGGAGCTTATAGACAGACAGCTCGAGCAGATAAAGCCATTTGCTCCTACGTTTACCTTAGGTGAGCGAGTGGAGCAGCTTGAAAAGCAACAGGACGGATCTTTTATAGTCACCACAGCAGACGGCACGAATGTTCATGCACAGGTGATCGTGATTGCTGGTGGGCTAGGTTGTTTTGAACCCCGTAAACCGGATATTCCAAATCTACAGCGTTACGAGGGAAAAGGAGTGGATTACATGGTAAAAGACCCTGCTAAATATGCCGACAAGAGGATTATTATTGCCGGCGGCGGTGATTCTGCGCTTGACTGGACCCTGCATTTGGCAGAAATCGCCCAGCAAGTCACACTGATCCATCGCAGCGACTCTTTCCGTGGTGCGCCCGATTCAGCTGAGAAGGTTTTTAAGCTTGCTCAACAGGGAAAAATCAACCTGCTCCTGTCCCACAACCTCAGCAATGTACGGGGCAATGGGATATTGTCCGCTGTCGAAACGACCAACAGGGATAACGAAACAATATCCTTTGGCGCAGATTACTTAATACCGCTCTATGGACTGACACCCAAACTAGGGCCAATTGCCAATTGGGGACTGAATATCGATAAAAATGCCATTGAAGTGAATACATTCGATTATTCGACAAACGTTGAACGTATCTATGCCATCGGCGACATTAATACCTATCCGGGCAAACTAAAGCTGATCCTCTGTGGTTATCATGAAGCAGCGCTGATGTGCCAGAGTGCTTTTAAGTTTGTCTATCCTGATCAGAAGCTAACATTTAAATACACGACGGTAAACGGTATCAACACTTTTTAA
- a CDS encoding 2Fe-2S iron-sulfur cluster-binding protein, whose protein sequence is MEENVIHMTVVDRDGTENTIEVPTDVNLSLMEILKASEYEILATCGGMALCATCHITVLEGMDHLPAANDQELDMLDTLPDADNSSRLACQLHLHNDNNGLKIKIRGALQ, encoded by the coding sequence ATGGAAGAAAACGTCATACACATGACCGTCGTGGATCGCGACGGTACCGAAAACACAATCGAGGTGCCTACGGATGTCAATCTTTCATTAATGGAAATACTAAAAGCTTCCGAATATGAGATTTTGGCCACCTGTGGGGGCATGGCACTATGTGCTACCTGCCATATTACCGTACTCGAAGGGATGGATCACCTCCCTGCAGCCAATGATCAGGAACTGGACATGCTCGATACCTTACCTGATGCAGACAACTCCAGCAGGCTGGCCTGCCAACTGCATTTACACAATGATAATAATGGGCTGAAAATAAAAATCAGAGGAGCGCTGCAGTGA
- a CDS encoding NAD(P)/FAD-dependent oxidoreductase, with product MPSNSSDRKFPRVIIIGAGFGGIEVAKKLKNKEVEVLLLDRNNFHTFQPLMYQVATGTLSADSISFPVRKMFKNQENFHFRLADVKSVDNEAKIVKTDVGDFEYDYLVVATGATTNFFGNQQITKYALPMKNIQEALNIRSYVLQNLEEAVRISNPEDRKPNLNFVIVGGGPTGVELSGAIAEIKNNVLEKDYPELKKSEMSVYLVEGLPKVLANLSEKSSRDSEKYLKDLGVEVLLNVQVTGYDGKTITFADGRSIETKTVIWGAGVAGQYPEGFKKEVIQRGNRIQTDDQCRVIDMPGVYAIGDVSAFITEDLPRGLPGVAPVAQQQGRYVAKHILQTMSNQPTEKFSYFDKGSMATVGRNKAVVDMGKIHFNGFFGWMTWMFVHLMSIYGFRNKLVTFINWTVKFFTKNSGVRLIFHKYNKPVPEEQTNIAE from the coding sequence ATGCCAAGCAATAGTTCAGATAGAAAATTCCCAAGAGTAATCATAATTGGTGCTGGATTTGGTGGAATTGAAGTTGCTAAAAAGCTTAAAAATAAGGAAGTTGAAGTTCTACTACTAGACAGAAACAATTTTCACACCTTTCAGCCATTGATGTACCAGGTTGCCACAGGTACGCTCTCTGCGGACTCGATATCCTTCCCGGTCCGTAAAATGTTCAAAAACCAGGAAAACTTCCATTTTAGACTTGCGGACGTCAAAAGCGTAGACAATGAAGCTAAAATAGTGAAAACAGATGTTGGCGATTTTGAATATGATTATTTGGTTGTAGCAACGGGTGCCACAACCAACTTCTTCGGCAACCAGCAGATCACAAAATATGCGCTACCCATGAAAAACATTCAGGAAGCGTTAAATATCCGGAGTTATGTTCTTCAAAATCTGGAAGAGGCGGTCAGGATTTCCAATCCGGAAGACCGGAAACCAAACCTGAACTTTGTCATCGTCGGTGGTGGTCCCACGGGGGTAGAACTTTCGGGCGCGATAGCTGAAATTAAGAACAATGTGCTTGAAAAAGACTATCCGGAACTTAAAAAATCGGAAATGTCGGTGTACCTGGTCGAAGGGCTTCCTAAAGTGCTGGCTAACCTTTCTGAAAAATCGTCCCGGGATTCTGAGAAATACCTGAAGGACCTGGGCGTGGAAGTGTTGCTGAACGTACAGGTGACTGGGTACGACGGTAAGACCATTACCTTTGCAGATGGTCGAAGCATCGAAACCAAAACGGTAATCTGGGGCGCAGGAGTGGCCGGCCAATATCCAGAAGGTTTCAAAAAAGAGGTGATTCAACGGGGCAACCGTATACAGACAGATGATCAGTGCCGTGTAATCGATATGCCGGGAGTATATGCCATCGGTGATGTGTCAGCTTTCATTACGGAAGATCTGCCCCGCGGTCTGCCAGGCGTCGCCCCGGTTGCACAGCAGCAAGGCCGTTATGTAGCCAAACATATCCTGCAAACTATGTCTAATCAGCCGACGGAAAAATTCAGCTATTTTGACAAGGGTTCAATGGCCACTGTAGGCCGTAACAAGGCTGTGGTAGATATGGGCAAAATACATTTCAATGGGTTCTTCGGCTGGATGACCTGGATGTTTGTCCACCTGATGTCCATTTATGGGTTCAGAAATAAACTCGTCACTTTCATCAACTGGACCGTGAAATTCTTCACCAAGAACAGTGGTGTCCGACTGATCTTCCATAAATACAACAAACCGGTTCCCGAAGAGCAGACGAACATAGCAGAGTGA
- a CDS encoding rod shape-determining protein yields MGLFNWFTQEVAIDLGTANTLIIHNDKVVVDEPSIVAFDRTTNKVIAIGRQAMQMEGKTHDNIKTVRPLRDGVIADFTAAEHLIRGMVKLVNNGKSWFFPSLRMVVCIPSGITEVEKRAVRDSAEIAGAKEVYLIHEPMAAAVGIGIDVEEPMGNMIIDIGGGTTEIAVIALSGIVCDQSIRVAGDNFDSDIVQYIRRQHNIMIGERTAEKIKIEVGAALPELQEPPADFAVQGRDLMTGVPKQITVSYTEIAHCLDKSISKIEEAILKALEITPPELSADIYQTGIYLTGGGALLRGLDRRIQAKTKLPVHIAEDPLRAVVRGTGIALKNIGRFKFLMQ; encoded by the coding sequence ATGGGCTTATTTAACTGGTTTACGCAAGAAGTTGCGATTGACTTGGGTACTGCAAATACCCTCATCATTCATAATGACAAAGTAGTAGTGGACGAACCTTCTATTGTCGCATTTGACCGCACGACGAACAAAGTCATTGCGATCGGACGTCAGGCGATGCAAATGGAGGGAAAGACACATGATAATATAAAAACGGTACGACCTTTACGTGATGGGGTAATTGCTGATTTTACCGCTGCCGAACATTTAATCAGGGGTATGGTCAAATTGGTCAACAATGGCAAAAGCTGGTTTTTCCCTTCCTTGCGGATGGTGGTTTGTATCCCTTCGGGCATTACGGAAGTTGAGAAACGGGCGGTGCGCGATTCTGCAGAGATTGCCGGAGCCAAAGAAGTTTATCTCATTCACGAGCCTATGGCGGCAGCGGTCGGTATCGGCATCGACGTCGAAGAGCCGATGGGGAACATGATCATTGATATTGGTGGCGGTACGACGGAAATTGCCGTCATCGCACTATCGGGCATTGTGTGTGACCAGTCCATCCGTGTTGCCGGAGATAATTTCGACTCGGATATCGTACAGTATATCCGTAGACAACATAATATCATGATCGGTGAGCGCACGGCAGAAAAAATTAAGATCGAAGTCGGTGCCGCCCTTCCCGAACTGCAGGAGCCACCCGCGGATTTTGCCGTTCAGGGCCGGGACCTGATGACCGGTGTTCCTAAACAGATTACCGTATCTTATACAGAAATCGCTCATTGTCTGGATAAATCGATCTCTAAAATTGAGGAGGCTATCTTAAAAGCGCTGGAGATTACCCCTCCTGAATTATCGGCAGATATTTATCAAACGGGCATTTACCTCACTGGTGGCGGTGCTTTATTACGCGGTCTGGACCGCCGTATTCAAGCCAAAACAAAACTTCCTGTTCATATTGCCGAAGATCCGCTTCGCGCTGTCGTCAGGGGAACCGGTATTGCACTTAAAAATATTGGCCGTTTCAAATTTTTGATGCAATAA
- the mreC gene encoding rod shape-determining protein MreC: protein MRNLWLFLRRYNAFFWFILFFGFSLFLVITNNSYQRNAVFNSSNEVIGNLYARINSWKSYLHLGETNEALAKENAQLRKDLQAYKSTDSIKIGPIPPIDSSEFGRYQFIVANVINNSIHQKANTITLDKGTKDGIEKGMGVIAPNGVVGIVLNVSPNFSTVQSLLHPDTRISVTLGHTEVFGSLVWGNNIDYRAAMVKEIPNHVKVKKGDKVYTSGYSGHFPKGIFVGTVIQTGISSGDAFLDLRILLSTNFSNLQHVYVVKDLLNNELKTLEEATKDNG, encoded by the coding sequence ATGAGAAACCTGTGGTTATTCCTGAGACGATATAATGCATTCTTTTGGTTTATCCTATTTTTTGGGTTCTCGCTGTTTTTGGTTATCACCAACAACTCCTATCAGCGCAATGCAGTTTTCAACTCTTCCAATGAGGTGATCGGCAATCTCTACGCGAGGATAAATTCATGGAAGAGCTATCTGCATCTGGGCGAAACCAATGAAGCGCTGGCTAAGGAAAATGCCCAATTACGAAAAGATCTTCAGGCTTACAAATCCACTGATAGCATCAAGATAGGTCCTATCCCCCCCATAGACAGCAGCGAGTTTGGCCGATATCAGTTTATCGTGGCCAATGTGATCAATAATAGCATTCATCAAAAAGCGAATACCATAACATTGGACAAAGGTACTAAAGATGGTATCGAAAAAGGAATGGGAGTGATCGCGCCCAATGGTGTCGTCGGCATCGTGCTGAATGTGTCGCCCAACTTTTCCACGGTACAGTCTTTATTACATCCAGATACACGTATCTCAGTGACATTAGGACATACCGAAGTCTTTGGTTCTTTGGTCTGGGGAAACAATATTGATTACCGAGCAGCCATGGTCAAGGAAATTCCCAACCATGTAAAAGTAAAGAAAGGCGATAAAGTATACACCTCAGGATATTCGGGCCATTTTCCAAAAGGCATTTTTGTCGGAACGGTTATACAGACGGGAATTTCCTCCGGGGATGCATTTTTGGATCTAAGGATTCTTTTAAGTACCAATTTCTCCAATCTGCAGCACGTGTATGTTGTCAAGGACTTATTAAACAATGAACTAAAAACACTGGAAGAAGCGACGAAAGACAATGGCTAG